A stretch of Pseudomonas sp. CCC3.1 DNA encodes these proteins:
- a CDS encoding acetyl-CoA hydrolase/transferase C-terminal domain-containing protein, protein MVQSCSIDYAVDEALARLPAHIHLGLPLGLGKANRFVNALYQRIKQLPERQLTIYTALSLGRPALGDGLQKRFLEPFVARIFGDYIELEYLADLHRDSLPNNISVQQFFMQPGSLLNSPPAQQDYVSSNYSHAARDINANGLNLVAQLIARNPRDANRLSLSCNPDITLDLLPMIAKRRAAGETILLLGHVHSDLPYMPGDSELNADDFDLLIDDDERTTLFSTPNMPVNVQDHFIGHHASTLIRDGGTLQIGIGAMGDALAASLLARQADSKGYRALLNDMDVTPWRALIEREGGVEPFAQGLYGCSEMFVHGLMALVDAGIVRRKVYPDIERQTQANAGTLDESLHTDGVSVHGGFILGPSDFYQRLNELPYSKRAEFNMTAISYINELFGQEALKRLQRRDARFVNSAFTVTLLGAGVADQLQDGRVLSGVGGQYNFVAQGHALHDARSVIILRSWRESGGDVSSNIVWEYGHCTIPRHLRDIVVTEYGIADLRGKTDKQVIEALLNITDSRFQTELIAQAQHIGKLPKDFCLDPRFADNSPERLQAIAERHPHLFPEYPLGSDFSAQEQDLLRALNWLKSKFKLTQLYELGKATLDAPSPQAYPEHLARMHLDNPDGLREELYQRVLLAGLQATAK, encoded by the coding sequence ATGGTGCAGTCCTGTTCGATCGACTATGCAGTCGATGAGGCGCTGGCTCGATTACCCGCGCATATCCACCTCGGTTTGCCGCTGGGCTTGGGCAAGGCCAATCGTTTTGTGAACGCGCTGTACCAGCGCATCAAACAGTTACCAGAGCGCCAGTTGACGATTTACACCGCGTTAAGCCTGGGCCGCCCGGCGCTGGGCGATGGCTTGCAAAAACGCTTTCTGGAACCGTTCGTAGCGCGCATCTTTGGCGACTATATCGAGCTGGAATACCTCGCCGACCTGCACCGCGACAGCCTGCCGAACAACATCAGCGTGCAGCAGTTTTTCATGCAGCCGGGCAGCCTGCTCAACAGCCCACCGGCGCAGCAAGATTACGTCAGCAGCAATTACAGCCACGCGGCCCGTGACATCAACGCCAATGGCCTGAATCTGGTGGCGCAGTTGATCGCCCGCAACCCGCGGGATGCCAATCGCCTGAGTTTGAGCTGCAACCCCGACATCACCCTCGATCTGCTGCCGATGATCGCCAAACGCCGGGCAGCGGGCGAGACCATTCTGCTGCTCGGCCACGTACACAGCGACCTGCCCTACATGCCCGGTGACTCGGAGCTCAACGCTGACGATTTTGACCTGCTGATCGACGACGATGAGCGCACCACGCTGTTTTCCACGCCCAATATGCCGGTCAATGTGCAAGACCACTTTATTGGCCACCACGCCAGCACCCTGATCCGCGACGGCGGCACCCTGCAAATCGGCATTGGCGCGATGGGCGATGCGCTGGCGGCTTCCTTGCTGGCACGCCAGGCTGACAGCAAAGGCTATCGCGCGTTGCTCAACGATATGGATGTCACGCCGTGGCGCGCCCTGATTGAGCGCGAAGGCGGGGTCGAGCCCTTTGCCCAAGGCCTGTATGGTTGCAGCGAAATGTTCGTGCATGGGCTCATGGCCTTGGTCGACGCAGGCATCGTGCGACGCAAGGTTTACCCGGATATTGAGCGCCAGACCCAAGCCAACGCGGGCACGCTGGACGAAAGCTTGCACACCGATGGCGTCAGCGTTCACGGCGGTTTCATCCTCGGCCCAAGCGACTTTTACCAGCGTTTGAACGAACTGCCTTACAGCAAGCGCGCCGAATTCAACATGACCGCCATCAGCTACATCAACGAGCTCTTTGGTCAGGAAGCATTAAAACGCCTGCAACGCCGTGATGCGCGCTTTGTAAACAGCGCCTTCACCGTGACCTTGCTGGGCGCAGGCGTGGCGGATCAGTTGCAAGATGGTCGCGTACTCAGCGGGGTCGGCGGGCAATACAACTTCGTGGCGCAGGGGCACGCGCTGCACGATGCGCGGTCGGTGATCATCCTGCGCAGCTGGCGTGAATCCGGGGGCGATGTGAGTTCCAACATCGTCTGGGAGTACGGCCATTGCACGATCCCGCGTCATTTGCGCGACATTGTGGTGACCGAGTACGGCATTGCCGACTTGCGCGGCAAAACCGATAAGCAGGTGATCGAGGCACTGCTCAACATCACCGACTCACGTTTCCAGACCGAACTGATCGCGCAGGCACAACACATCGGCAAACTGCCAAAAGACTTTTGCCTGGACCCACGCTTTGCCGACAACAGCCCGGAACGCTTGCAGGCGATTGCCGAGCGCCATCCGCACCTGTTCCCGGAGTACCCGCTGGGCAGCGATTTCAGCGCGCAGGAGCAAGACCTGCTGCGAGCGTTGAACTGGCTCAAGAGCAAATTCAAGCTCACGCAGCTCTATGAACTGGGCAAGGCCACGCTCGACGCGCCATCACCGCAGGCGTACCCCGAACACCTGGCGCGCATGCACCTCGACAACCCGGACGGGCTGCGCGAAGAGCTGTATCAGCGCGTGCTGCTGGCGGGGTTGCAGGCAACTGCCAAATAA
- a CDS encoding c-type cytochrome, with translation MKMLAVPATVLALWAANAQATTDDDIAKRLEPVGKVCVQGQECAGMSVTAAAGGSGGGMSADDVVAKHCNACHSIGLLEAPKIGDTAAWKVRADKEGGIDGLLAKAITGLNAMPPKGTCSECSDDELKAAIQKMSGL, from the coding sequence ATGAAAATGCTGGCCGTACCAGCAACAGTACTGGCCCTATGGGCTGCCAACGCTCAAGCAACGACGGATGATGACATCGCAAAACGCCTCGAACCCGTCGGCAAAGTCTGTGTTCAGGGCCAAGAGTGCGCGGGCATGAGCGTGACCGCGGCAGCGGGTGGCAGTGGTGGTGGCATGAGCGCTGATGACGTGGTTGCCAAGCACTGCAACGCTTGTCACAGCATTGGCTTGCTGGAAGCCCCGAAAATCGGTGACACCGCGGCCTGGAAAGTGCGCGCCGACAAAGAAGGCGGTATTGATGGCCTGCTGGCCAAAGCCATTACCGGGCTCAACGCCATGCCCCCTAAAGGCACCTGTTCGGAATGTTCCGACGACGAGCTGAAAGCCGCCATCCAGAAAATGTCCGGCTTGTAA
- a CDS encoding cupin domain-containing protein, producing the protein MDVGERLQSIRKLKGLSQRELAKRAGVTNSTISMIEKNSVSPSISSLRKVLSGIPMSMVEFFSEEILQEKPTQIVYKANELIDISDGAVTMKLVGKAHPSRAIAFLNEIYPPGADTGDEMLTHEGEETGILVEGRLELTVGLETFVLEAGDSYYFESSKPHRFRNPFNVAARLISAATPANF; encoded by the coding sequence TTGGACGTCGGTGAACGACTGCAATCCATCCGCAAACTGAAAGGCCTGTCACAGCGTGAACTCGCCAAGCGCGCGGGCGTCACCAACAGCACCATTTCGATGATCGAAAAGAACAGCGTGAGCCCGTCAATAAGCTCCCTGAGAAAAGTGCTGAGTGGCATTCCGATGTCTATGGTCGAGTTCTTTTCCGAAGAAATCCTTCAGGAAAAGCCGACACAGATTGTCTACAAAGCCAATGAGTTGATCGACATCTCAGATGGCGCCGTGACCATGAAACTGGTCGGCAAGGCGCATCCGAGTCGGGCGATTGCGTTTCTCAACGAAATTTATCCACCGGGCGCTGACACCGGGGACGAAATGCTGACCCACGAAGGCGAAGAAACCGGAATCCTTGTCGAGGGCCGCCTTGAGCTGACCGTTGGCCTTGAGACGTTCGTGCTCGAAGCCGGTGACAGCTATTACTTCGAGAGTTCGAAACCGCACCGTTTTCGCAACCCGTTCAATGTCGCGGCGCGACTAATCAGCGCAGCCACCCCCGCAAATTTCTAA
- the alr gene encoding alanine racemase, protein MRPTRALIDLQALRHNYQLAREVTGAKALAVIKADAYGHGAVRCAQALEAEADGFAVACIEEALELRAAGIHAPVLLLEGFFEADELPLIVEHDFWCVVHSLWQLEAIEQAKLAKPIHVWLKLDTGMHRVGLHPSDYKTAYQRLQASGKVAKIVLMSHFARADELDCLRSVEQVAVFLAARDDLSADVSLRNSPAILGWPSVPSDWVRPGLMLYGASPFEEAQAHAARLQPVMTLESKVIAVRELPAGEPVGYGAKFVTPKPMRIGVVAMGYADGYPRHAPTGTPVWVAGQRSQLLGRVSMDMLCIDLTDVPQAGLGSTVELWGKNILASELAAKAETIPYQIFCNLKRAPRLYSGS, encoded by the coding sequence ATGCGCCCAACTCGTGCCCTGATCGACCTTCAAGCCCTGCGTCATAACTACCAACTGGCCCGTGAAGTGACGGGGGCAAAAGCCCTCGCGGTGATCAAGGCCGATGCCTACGGGCACGGTGCCGTACGTTGCGCCCAAGCCCTGGAGGCCGAGGCTGATGGCTTTGCCGTCGCCTGTATCGAAGAAGCACTGGAGCTGCGCGCCGCCGGTATTCACGCCCCCGTGCTGCTGCTCGAAGGTTTTTTTGAGGCCGATGAACTGCCGCTGATCGTCGAACATGACTTTTGGTGCGTGGTGCATTCACTGTGGCAACTCGAGGCTATCGAGCAAGCCAAGCTCGCCAAGCCGATTCACGTGTGGCTAAAACTCGACACCGGCATGCACCGCGTGGGGCTGCACCCAAGCGATTACAAAACCGCTTATCAGCGCCTGCAAGCAAGCGGAAAAGTCGCAAAAATTGTGCTGATGAGCCATTTCGCCCGCGCCGATGAACTGGACTGCCTGCGCAGCGTAGAGCAGGTCGCCGTGTTCCTGGCTGCCCGTGACGACTTATCTGCCGACGTCAGCTTGCGCAACTCACCCGCCATTCTTGGCTGGCCAAGTGTGCCCAGCGACTGGGTGCGCCCGGGTCTGATGCTCTACGGAGCTTCGCCTTTCGAAGAAGCCCAGGCGCACGCCGCACGCTTGCAACCGGTGATGACCCTGGAGTCCAAAGTGATTGCCGTGCGTGAACTGCCTGCCGGTGAGCCGGTGGGTTACGGCGCGAAGTTCGTCACCCCTAAACCGATGCGCATTGGCGTGGTTGCCATGGGTTATGCCGACGGCTACCCGCGTCACGCACCCACGGGCACCCCCGTTTGGGTTGCCGGTCAACGCAGCCAATTGCTGGGCCGGGTATCCATGGACATGCTGTGCATCGACCTCACGGATGTGCCGCAGGCAGGCCTCGGTTCAACGGTTGAGTTGTGGGGCAAAAACATCCTCGCCAGCGAACTCGCGGCAAAAGCTGAAACCATTCCCTACCAAATTTTTTGCAACCTGAAACGAGCGCCGCGCCTCTATTCCGGGAGCTGA
- a CDS encoding RidA family protein, whose translation MAIQRQLTNNRMSQIVAHNGTVYLSGQVGDDMNAGIEQQTRETLNNIERLLDLAGTDKSHLLSVTIYLKDIDADFAGMNSVWDEWLPKGVQPARATVEAKLCEPEILVELSVVAALP comes from the coding sequence ATGGCAATCCAGCGCCAGCTCACCAATAACCGCATGAGCCAGATCGTGGCTCATAACGGTACTGTTTACCTGTCCGGTCAGGTCGGCGACGACATGAACGCAGGGATTGAGCAGCAAACGCGCGAAACCCTGAATAACATCGAGCGCCTGCTGGATCTGGCGGGCACTGACAAAAGCCACCTTCTGTCGGTGACCATTTACCTCAAAGACATTGATGCCGACTTTGCGGGCATGAACAGCGTGTGGGATGAGTGGCTGCCTAAAGGCGTGCAACCTGCCCGTGCCACGGTTGAGGCCAAGCTGTGCGAGCCTGAAATTCTGGTTGAGTTGTCGGTTGTGGCCGCACTGCCATAA
- the dadA gene encoding D-amino acid dehydrogenase, which yields MRVMVLGGGVIGTASAYYLARAGFDVVVVDRQPAVAMETSFANAGQVSPGYASPWAAPGVPLKAMKWLLERHAPLAIKATANVDQYLWMAQMLRNCTASRYAVNKERMVRLSEYSRDCLDELRAETGIAYEARSLGTTQLFRTQAQLDGAAKDIAVLKESGVPFELLDRAGIARVEPALANVTDILAGALRLPNDQTGDCQMFTTRLAEMAKNLGVEFRFGQDIQHLDYAGDRINGVMIDGKLETADRYVLALGSYSPQMLKPLGIKAPVYPLKGYSLTIPITNSDMAPTSTILDETYKIAITRFDNRIRVGGMAEIAGFDLSLNPRRRETLEMVVNDLYPQGGDLSQASFWTGLRPTTPDGTPIVGATPFKNLFLNTGHGTLGWTMACGSGRFLADVMAKKTPQISTEGLDISRYGNHQETAQHGNPAPAHQ from the coding sequence ATGCGCGTTATGGTATTGGGTGGCGGCGTGATTGGGACTGCCAGCGCCTATTATCTGGCCCGAGCCGGATTCGACGTGGTCGTCGTAGACCGCCAGCCTGCCGTGGCGATGGAAACCAGCTTTGCCAACGCCGGCCAGGTGTCCCCAGGTTATGCCTCGCCGTGGGCTGCACCGGGCGTGCCGCTCAAGGCCATGAAGTGGTTGTTGGAGCGTCACGCACCGCTGGCGATCAAAGCCACGGCCAATGTCGACCAATACCTGTGGATGGCGCAAATGCTGCGCAACTGCACCGCCAGCCGTTACGCGGTGAACAAAGAGCGCATGGTGCGTCTGTCCGAGTACAGCCGCGATTGCCTCGACGAATTGCGTGCCGAAACCGGCATTGCCTACGAGGCGCGCAGCCTGGGCACCACGCAACTGTTTCGCACCCAGGCGCAACTGGACGGCGCGGCCAAAGACATCGCCGTACTCAAAGAGTCCGGCGTGCCGTTTGAGCTGCTGGACCGTGCGGGCATTGCCCGGGTTGAGCCGGCGCTGGCCAACGTCACCGACATTCTGGCCGGCGCCTTGCGCTTGCCGAATGACCAAACCGGCGACTGCCAGATGTTCACCACCCGCCTGGCCGAAATGGCCAAAAACCTGGGTGTCGAATTCCGCTTCGGCCAAGACATTCAGCATTTGGACTACGCGGGTGATCGCATCAATGGCGTGATGATCGACGGCAAACTCGAAACCGCAGACCGCTACGTACTGGCGCTGGGCAGCTACTCGCCGCAAATGCTCAAGCCGCTGGGCATCAAGGCCCCGGTTTACCCGCTCAAGGGTTACTCGCTGACCATCCCGATCACTAACTCGGACATGGCCCCGACGTCGACGATTCTGGATGAAACCTACAAAATCGCGATCACCCGTTTCGACAACCGCATTCGTGTGGGCGGCATGGCTGAAATCGCCGGTTTTGACCTGTCGCTGAACCCGCGTCGCCGCGAAACCCTGGAGATGGTCGTCAACGACCTTTATCCTCAGGGCGGCGATTTGAGCCAGGCCAGCTTCTGGACCGGTCTGCGCCCAACCACGCCAGACGGCACGCCGATTGTGGGCGCGACCCCATTCAAAAACCTGTTCCTGAACACCGGTCATGGCACACTCGGCTGGACCATGGCCTGCGGCTCTGGTCGCTTCCTCGCTGACGTGATGGCCAAAAAGACCCCACAGATCAGCACCGAAGGCCTCGATATTTCTCGTTACGGCAACCACCAGGAGACTGCACAACATGGCAATCCAGCGCCAGCTCACCAATAA
- a CDS encoding Lrp/AsnC ligand binding domain-containing protein: MRTNHQTKRELDKIDRNILRILQADGRISFTELGEKVGLSTTPCTERVRRLEREGIIMGYNARLNPQHLQGSLLVFVEISLDYKSGDTFEEFRRAVLKLPHVLECHLVSGDFDYLVKARISEMASYRKLLGDILLKLPHVRESKSYIVMEEVKESLNLPIPD, from the coding sequence ATGCGTACAAATCACCAGACAAAGCGCGAGCTGGACAAGATTGATCGCAACATTTTGCGCATCTTGCAGGCCGATGGGCGTATCTCGTTTACCGAGCTGGGCGAGAAGGTCGGGCTGTCGACCACGCCCTGCACCGAGCGGGTACGCAGGCTGGAGCGCGAAGGGATCATCATGGGCTACAACGCCCGTCTCAACCCGCAACACCTGCAGGGCAGCTTGCTGGTCTTTGTCGAGATCAGCCTCGACTACAAGTCAGGCGATACTTTTGAAGAGTTCCGACGTGCCGTGCTGAAACTGCCCCACGTGCTGGAGTGCCATTTGGTCTCGGGTGACTTCGACTATTTGGTCAAGGCGCGAATTTCCGAGATGGCGTCGTACCGAAAACTGCTGGGCGATATTTTGCTCAAACTGCCTCACGTGCGTGAGTCCAAGAGCTACATCGTGATGGAAGAAGTGAAAGAGAGCCTGAACCTGCCGATCCCGGATTGA